The sequence below is a genomic window from Myxococcus xanthus.
ATTCCGTGAGGAGGACGTCGTGAGTCGAGCCCCCCAGAATCTCCTCATTCCCTTCCGGCGCGACAGGAAGCGCGACTTCGCCGCGGGCGCCGGGGCCGAGCTGCTCGCCTCGAAGGTGCGGCAGGTGCTGCTGACGGAAGGTGCCACGCCCCACTCCACCGGCGAGCTGCCCTGGCGCACCAGCTTCGGCGCGGGCCTCTCGCGCCTTCGCCACCAGCGCAACGACACGGTGCTGGCGGAGCTGGCGCGCGTGTACGTCCGTGACGCTCTCGCGCGCTGGCTGCCTGGCGTCCAGTTCGTGCAGGTCCGCGTCGAGCAGCACGCAGCCGTGCTGACGCTTCGTGTGCGCGTGCGCGACGGTGACGCGACGGCAGCCCTGGACGTCCCCATTCCTGGGTGAATGGCACTCCAATCCCACGCATTCGAGTGGACTTCTGAGCGCACCAGAGCGCTGTATGGCTCAGCTCAACCGGAGCGCCTCACCCATGATTCGACAAACAAAACACATCGACAGCAGCAATTCCAAACCGCACTGGTGGGAGGTAGGGGGCAAAATCTGTTTCTATGACGCGCGCGGAGAAGTCGCGCAGCTACACATTCAACAGCTCCAAGAAGAGGCCGTGAGGATTGTCCGGCAACACCCCTCCGGCATTCGCCTCATGCCTCTGGCGCGCGGA
It includes:
- a CDS encoding GPW/gp25 family protein, whose protein sequence is MSRAPQNLLIPFRRDRKRDFAAGAGAELLASKVRQVLLTEGATPHSTGELPWRTSFGAGLSRLRHQRNDTVLAELARVYVRDALARWLPGVQFVQVRVEQHAAVLTLRVRVRDGDATAALDVPIPG